The Candidatus Syntrophosphaera sp. genome has a window encoding:
- a CDS encoding GNAT family N-acetyltransferase encodes MPDPEKTALDWARKRGCRELKVETQNNNSAAVRFYLKQGCELRQAIADAYQEFPGEQKLLFYRPLA; translated from the coding sequence ATTCCTGATCCGGAAAAAACCGCTCTGGACTGGGCCCGGAAACGCGGCTGCAGGGAACTTAAGGTCGAAACCCAAAACAACAACAGCGCCGCCGTCCGCTTCTATCTGAAGCAAGGCTGCGAACTGCGCCAGGCGATCGCCGACGCCTATCAGGAATTTCCCGGCGAGCAGAAGCTGCTGTTTTACAGGCCCCTGGCTTAG
- a CDS encoding DUF362 domain-containing protein — MPKYITLVLAAMLLISGCRAETPKPDKEQPEATDSGSAVFFTKRITPEAVREIYSYLENKPSGKIAIKVHFGEEGNRNFLPASLIEGLCGDLNATLVETNVLYGGTRGKTDSHIALARRHGFTFAPIDILDASGNLAYDCELPHFSKVYTGSHFEDYDGYLIFSHFKGHGQAGFGGAIKNISMGLASKEGKRFLHRGNYPVYDQSKCIDCGLCVRACPESAITLDPVNIDHLDCTACGKCIATCPVGVFQTPPRGQDGFLERLVEYTKVLTEKKPMVYINVLANISSVCDCFSNAPRPFLPDIGILASTDLVAIEKASHDLVDKAHNCDDAFLKEISVSGKRQISYAAELGLGSTEYRLIDIDR, encoded by the coding sequence ATGCCCAAATACATCACCCTGGTCCTGGCCGCCATGCTCCTGATCTCTGGCTGCCGGGCCGAAACCCCCAAGCCCGATAAGGAACAACCCGAAGCCACAGACAGCGGCTCAGCGGTCTTTTTCACCAAGAGGATCACCCCCGAGGCGGTGCGTGAGATCTATTCATATTTGGAAAACAAACCCAGCGGCAAGATCGCCATCAAGGTGCATTTTGGCGAGGAGGGAAACCGCAATTTCCTGCCGGCGAGCCTGATCGAAGGCTTGTGCGGAGACCTGAATGCAACCCTGGTGGAAACCAATGTGCTCTACGGCGGAACGCGCGGCAAAACGGATTCCCACATCGCCCTGGCGCGCAGGCACGGCTTCACTTTCGCGCCCATCGACATCCTGGATGCAAGCGGTAATTTGGCCTACGATTGCGAACTGCCCCATTTCAGCAAGGTCTATACAGGCAGCCACTTTGAGGACTACGACGGCTACCTCATCTTCTCCCATTTCAAGGGCCACGGCCAGGCGGGCTTTGGCGGCGCCATCAAAAATATCTCCATGGGCCTGGCCAGCAAGGAGGGAAAGCGCTTTCTGCACCGCGGAAACTATCCAGTCTACGATCAAAGCAAGTGCATCGATTGCGGCCTCTGCGTGCGGGCCTGCCCGGAAAGCGCCATCACGCTGGACCCGGTAAATATCGACCACCTGGACTGCACGGCATGCGGAAAATGCATCGCCACCTGCCCAGTGGGGGTTTTCCAGACCCCGCCGCGCGGCCAGGACGGTTTTCTGGAACGCTTGGTGGAATACACCAAGGTGCTCACGGAGAAAAAGCCGATGGTCTACATCAACGTTCTGGCCAACATCAGCTCCGTCTGCGACTGCTTTTCCAACGCGCCACGGCCCTTTTTGCCGGATATCGGGATCCTGGCCTCCACCGACCTCGTCGCCATCGAAAAAGCCAGCCACGACCTGGTTGACAAGGCCCACAACTGCGACGACGCTTTCCTGAAGGAGATCTCAGTCTCGGGAAAGCGCCAGATATCCTATGCCGCGGAACTGGGTTTGGGGAGCACGGAATACCGCCTCATCGACATTGATAGGTAA